One Synergistota bacterium genomic window, ATTTCAGATATCATGTTACCGGTTTTTGTATCATAGGATACTATCTCCCCGCTGGAGAGAAGGACGAAAAGAGCACTTTCATCTTGAGAGAAACTCATACTCTTAACAAAGTCTGGAAGACCGTCGATTGTGGAAATTTGCACCTTATTTTTTGTATCAAAAATGCTGATCCTGTCCTCGGATGGAGTATAGGCGATAAGCTTTCCACTTTCGCTTATCGCTACTGGACCTGTTCTCTCAAGCTCGAGCGAAAGCTTCCAATCAGCTATTTCTTGCCTTTCCCATATCTCAATTCTGTTTCTTCTGATAATAAGAAGCTTTCTCTCGCTTAAGAAGGATATCTCCTCTATTTCCGTTCTTACGGGGGAAAAGAGCCTTCCATCAAGATATCGAGGCTTTAAAGATCTCACTTCCAGGTAGTTTCCCATATGGGATGTTGCAAGCAAGTTACCCTCAGGGGATAAATCCGCGTGAATTATCGAATGGAGGGGATATTGAACGAGCAAGCGGAGAGCCAGCGTTAGGGCAAGCGCTATTCCCAGCATATCAGCTTAGCCCCCTCTCTATCAGCTTGATTCCAGCTATTGCTATTCCGAGTGATAATAATCTCATCAGGGTTTTTCCCCTGAATTTCCCTGATATTCTTGCTCCTATCTGACTTCCGAGAATGACGCCCGCTCCCAGAGGCACTCCTATAGAAAGATACTTAAAACCTCCCGTTATAAACGCGTGAGTGATCGCTCCGGTGAGGGAGGAAAAGAAGAGGACGAAAAGGCTCGTTGCCACCGCTTGGTGAGCTTCCATTCCATATAGTCTGTTTAATGCTGGCACGAGGACTATCCCTCCCCCTATTCCAAGGAGGCTTGAAAGCGTTCCAGTGATTGCTCCAACGAGGGCGAGCTTTATCAGGTTTATTCCCTCAACCTTGCTTTTGGGTGCTCTTGCAGTTGGTTTCAACATGAGCAAGATAGAAAGAATTACGAGAAGAATTCCGAATGCGAAGGAAAATGGTTTTATAGATATATATTTCGTCAGTATCGAGCCAATTATCATAACGGGGATCTGAAAAGCGGTTATGATTCCGCCGATTTTGAGATCTACCTTTTTAAGTCTTATATAGGCGGTGGTTGCTGAAAGTGAGCTTACTGCTATTATGCTTAGGGAAATGGCTGTTATTCTTTCGGGCGAGAGCTTCTCATATAGGCATATTAAGGCAGGAACGATTAAGAAGCCTCCTCCCAGACCTACCAGTGCTCCATAGCCTCCGGCTATGAAACCGGTTATTAATAAGAGAAAAAAGCTCAAAATCTCAGCTCCTTCGTTGGAT contains:
- a CDS encoding sulfite exporter TauE/SafE family protein; the protein is MSFFLLLITGFIAGGYGALVGLGGGFLIVPALICLYEKLSPERITAISLSIIAVSSLSATTAYIRLKKVDLKIGGIITAFQIPVMIIGSILTKYISIKPFSFAFGILLVILSILLMLKPTARAPKSKVEGINLIKLALVGAITGTLSSLLGIGGGIVLVPALNRLYGMEAHQAVATSLFVLFFSSLTGAITHAFITGGFKYLSIGVPLGAGVILGSQIGARISGKFRGKTLMRLLSLGIAIAGIKLIERGLS